A single genomic interval of Daucus carota subsp. sativus chromosome 1, DH1 v3.0, whole genome shotgun sequence harbors:
- the LOC108223689 gene encoding uncharacterized protein LOC108223689, whose protein sequence is MGLRSVFDASAVRTEFDNSGINTHFIPLIWKYLLHNPNCEWEDIPSLPSAAYTLLRSKFKTLSSTLHSATDSSDQVTTKMLIKLQNGAFVEAVIMRYDSSLGTLGGKPRPGGLRSTLCISSQVGCKMGCTFCATGTMGFKSNLSSGEIIEQLVHASRISKIRNIVFMGMGEPLNNYTALTEAIQVMTTSPFQLSPRKITVSTVGIIHAIKKFHGDMPNVNLAVSLHAPVQDIRCQIMPAARAFPLHKLMDALQEYQKNSQQKIFIEYIMLDGINDEEQHAHQLGKLLETFQVVINLIPFNPIGSSSDFGTSSEQKVAIFQKILRGTYEIRTTVRKQMGQDISGACGQLVVNMPNKRSGMNAAPLADIEDLHH, encoded by the exons ATGGGTTTAAGATCAGTGTTTGATGCATCTGCAGTCAGAACTGAATTTGACAACTCTGGAATCAACACCCACTTCATCCCTTTAATCTGGAA GTACTTGCTTCACAACCCTAATTGTGAATGGGAAGATATTCCGTCTTTGCCCTCAGCGGCTTATACGTTACTTCGCTCAAAGTTTAAAACTTTGAGCTCGACTCTGCACTCTGCTACTGATTCGTCTGACCAAGTTACCACCAAGATGCTCATTAAGTTGCAG AATGGTGCATTTGTGGAAGCTGTAATTATGCGGTATGATTCAAGTTTGGGAACGCTTGGTGGGAAACCTCGTCCAGGTGGTCTTAGGTCAACATTGTGTATATCCTCTCAG GTTGGTTGCAAGATGGGATGCACATTTTGTGCAACGGGAACTATGGGGTTCAAAAGTAATCTGTCATCAGGAGAGATAATAGAACAGTTGGTGCATGCCTCTCGCATCTCAAAAATCCGTAATATCGTTTTCATG GGAATGGGGGAGCCATTGAATAACTATACTGCTTTAACAGAAGCTATCCAAGTGATGACaacttctccatttcagcttTCACCAAGGAAAATTACTGTCTCAACA GTTGGAATTATCCATGCTATTAAGAAGTTTCATGGCGATATGCCAAATGTGAACCTGGCAGTATCTCTACATGCGCCAGTTCAAGATATTCGTTGTCAAATAATGCCTGCAGCGCGGGCTTTTCCCTTACATAAACTTATGGATGCACTGCAAGAATATCAAAAGAACAG CCAGCAAAAAATCTTTATTGAGTACATAATGCTTGATGGGATAAATGATGAAGAACAACATGCTCATCAGCTTGGCAAGTTGCTTGAAACATTTCAAGTG GTTATTAACCTGATACCTTTCAATCCAATCGGTAGTTCAAGTGATTTCGGAACGAGCAGCGAACAGAAAGTTGcaatatttcagaaaatcctCCGGGGGACCTATGAAATACGAACTACTGTTCGGAAGCAAATGGGCCAAGATATAAGTGGTGCATGCGGTCAACTGGTGGTCAACATGCCAAATAAAAGGTCTGGCATGAATGCTGCTCCATTAGCTGACATTGAAGATCTGCATCATTAA